A window of the Lolium perenne isolate Kyuss_39 chromosome 7, Kyuss_2.0, whole genome shotgun sequence genome harbors these coding sequences:
- the LOC127313489 gene encoding salt stress-induced hydrophobic peptide ESI3-like: protein MSSGGCSTCLEIIFAAVLPPLGVFFRYGCCSSQFFISLLLTVLGYVPGIVYSVYVILKTAPELPGIDGDRPYYILA from the exons ATGAGCTCTGGCGGCTGCTCGACGTGCCTGGAGATCATCTTCGCCGCCGTGCTCCCGCCGCTTGGCGTCTTCTTCCGCTACGGCTGCTGCAGC TCGCAGTTCTTCATCTCCCTGCTGCTGACGGTGCTCGGCTACGTCCCCGGCATCGTCTACTCCGTCTACGTCATCCTCAAGACGGCGCCGGAGCTGCCCGGCATCGACGGGGACCGGCCCTACTACATCCTCGCCTGA